CCTACTTCTTCCTCATAAGACTGTTTTCTAAGATTTTTAATAAGTGTAATAAGGTTAGGATTAGTTTTTTTAATTTTTCTAGCCATTACTAGATTCCTCCTTCACTAAATGTGATAAACTCATCTGTTTTAGAATCTAAAACATCACAAGCTTTTAATAAAACCTCTTTAGGAGGTATTGATCCATCAGTTTCAACTTTAAAAATAAAATCATTTTCACGATAACCAACATTGATAAATTTAGAATCAGCTGCTTTTGCTGTTCTTACACAAGTTTTACAAAGAGAACAGTTTTCAATATCAACAATATCAATTCTTCCTTCCTCTTTGTCAGCTTTTAATACTCCTCTAGGACAATTATCTGCAGCTGCATAAATAACTTCTTCATCTTCATTAAAAGTTATTTCAGGATATTGCTTATAAGAACAAACAGTAGTTGGTACCCATTTTGCATGGTCTTTACCAATTCCTAATTTTGCTACAGCTTCTAAATCAACACTTTGACCCTCTTTTAATTTTAAAAGAGGTATGGTATCGTATACTGGTTTAATTTTTGAGTCACCACAAGATTTTAAATCCTTAGAATATACAGTTTTAGGTCCAGTTTCTCTTAAAGAAAATGAAACACTGCACCTTGGACAGTATTCTCCTTTTTCACAATCACAGTCACAATCTTCAGGAAGCACTAATCCTTCAATAGATTTTTCATCAGAAACTAAAGGAGTTAAACCTAATCTATGAGCTAATACTTCATCAAACATTGCAGAATCATTTTTAACTACAAATACATCATCAATAGCTAATTTTGGTACTTTCATCATAGCAATTCTTCTAATAGCATTAATAAAAGGAACTTCTACATCATAAACTTTAAAAGTCATAGAATTTTCATCTTGTTCTTTGACATCAATTTTCATATTAAACCCTTCTTATACTCTTCTTCCTCTTTTACCGCCTGGTCTTCCAGTACCATCATGAGGTATAGGAGTTATGTCTTCAATTTTACCAATTTTAATTCCAGCTCTTGCTAAAGCACGAATAGTTGCTTGTGCACCAGGACCTGGACTTCTAGGACCGTTTCCACCAGGAGCTCTTACTCTTATATGCAATCCAACAAAACCTT
This is a stretch of genomic DNA from Methanobrevibacter olleyae. It encodes these proteins:
- a CDS encoding DNA-directed RNA polymerase subunit D, whose protein sequence is MKIDVKEQDENSMTFKVYDVEVPFINAIRRIAMMKVPKLAIDDVFVVKNDSAMFDEVLAHRLGLTPLVSDEKSIEGLVLPEDCDCDCEKGEYCPRCSVSFSLRETGPKTVYSKDLKSCGDSKIKPVYDTIPLLKLKEGQSVDLEAVAKLGIGKDHAKWVPTTVCSYKQYPEITFNEDEEVIYAAADNCPRGVLKADKEEGRIDIVDIENCSLCKTCVRTAKAADSKFINVGYRENDFIFKVETDGSIPPKEVLLKACDVLDSKTDEFITFSEGGI